One Xiphophorus maculatus strain JP 163 A chromosome 10, X_maculatus-5.0-male, whole genome shotgun sequence genomic region harbors:
- the aarsd1 gene encoding alanyl-tRNA editing protein Aarsd1 has product MAFQCQRDCYMKEFVTSVVSCCPAELKQEVNGKKETLKGFNVLLQDTILFPEGGGQPDDHGLIGEVPVLRVTRQGPDAVHFVTSPVEERQEVRLTVDWERRFDHMQQHSGQHLITALADAMFGYKTTSWDLGRHRSTIELDTPSVKAAQLQELEEAVNEKIRAGIPVNVQLLDLSDPAVEKVRSRGLPDDHAGPIRIIDMEGIDANMCCGTHVTNLSHLQVIKLLGTEKGKKNKTNLIFLTGNRVLKYAEKSYSTERSLVSLLKTGPDEHVEAVEKIQKSVKMLQKSNLSLLRDMAVLISRDFKNNPHRGNFFSFHKKEGDNEFMNIIANEINTEETLVFLTVGEEKGAGLFLLAGPSGQVTKLGPRILELLQGKGAGKSGRFQGKANSLARREEVEAFLRQHCKHHSSEEE; this is encoded by the exons ATGGCTTTCCAGTGTCAGAGAGACTGTTATATGAAAGAG TTTGTCACCTCTGTAGTATCCTGCTGTCCTGCGGAACTAAAACAAGAAGtgaatggaaagaaagaaacccTTAAAGGTTTTAATGTCCTGCTCCAAGATACAATCTTATTCCCTGAGGGAGGAGGCCAA CCAGACGACCATGGTCTGATTGGAGAGGTTCCAGTTTTAAGAGTGACCAGGCAGGGACCGGATGCAGTCCACTTCGTGACCTCACCTGTGGAGGAGCGTCAGGAGGTGCGCCTGACTGTAGACTGGGAGAGGAGGTTTGATCACATGCAGCAACACtcag GCCAGCATTTAATCACAGCCCTGGCAGATGCAATGTTTGGATACAAGACCACTTCCTG GGACTTGGGCCGTCACAGAAGCACAATCGAACTGGACACTCCATCAGTTAAAGCCGCGCAGCTTCAGGAACTGGAAGAAGCCGTGAATGAGAAGATTCGAGCTGGGATTCCCGTCAATGTTCAACTCCTTGATTTAAGCGACCCTGCTGTGGAGAAA GTGAGGAGTCGGGGGCTGCCAGACGACCATGCAGGGCCTATTCGAATCATCGACATGGAGGGCATTGATGCCAACATGTGCTGTGGAACCCATGTGACCAACCTCAGCCACTTACAG GTCATAAAGCTGCTGGGAACagagaagggaaagaaaaacaaaaccaacctCATCTTCCTTACAGGGAACAGAGTCCTGAAGTACGCGGAGAAGAGCTACAGCACAGAGCGATCGCTGGTCTCTCTCCTGAA GACGGGTCCAGACGAGCACGTCGAGGCCGTGGAGAAGATCCAGAAGTCTGTCAAGATGCTACAGAAG AGCAACCTGAGTCTGCTGCGGGACATGGCCGTGCTTATTTCTCGGGACTTTAAGAACAACCCTCACAGAGGAAACTTCTTCAGCTTTCACAA AAAAGAAGGTGACAATGAGTTCATGAACATCATCGCcaatgaaataaacacagag GAAACTCTGGTTTTCCTCACTGTTGGAGAGGAAAAGGGAGCCGGTTTGTTTCTCCTCGCTGGACCTAGTGGACAAGTTACCAAATTAGGCCCACG GATTTTGGAGTTGCTTCAGGGAAAAGGGGCGGGGAAGAGCGGGCGTTTCCAAGGCAAAGCCAACAGTCTGGCAcgcagagaggaggtggaggctTTCCTGAGGCAGCACTGCAAACATCACAGCTCAGAGGAAGAGTAA
- the LOC111609951 gene encoding putative protein PTGES3L: protein MNKPKIVRPEVSQPAHALWFDRKKYVTINFAVQKPTGVQVDIQPDKMILCCKNDTDDVFYNELHFYDKVQIHDSRETVHERTIHVLLRKMKPDVAWPRVQKDPAKPSWISVDFDNWRDWEHEEDEGKAEYDQYVDMIQEMASENKGAIPDMGDLSDSD from the exons ATGAACAAACCAAAGATTGTAAGACCAGAAGTAAG TCAGCCGGCACATGCGCTGTGGTTCGACAGAAAGAAATACGTCACCATCAACTTTGCTGTTCAAAAGCCGACAGGTGTCCAAGTGGACATCCAGCCagacaaaatgattttgtg CTGCAAAAATGACACAGATGACGTCTTTTACAATGAACTACACTTTTATGACAAAGTCCAAATCCAT GACTCCAGAGAGACAGTGCATGAACGCACCATCCACGTCTTGCTCAGAAAGATGAAACCAGACGTTGCATGGCCTCGCGTCCAGAAGGACCCTGCAAAG CCCAGCTGGATTTCTGTAGACTTTGATAACTGGAGAGACTGGGAGCATGAGGAAGATGAGGGAAAGGCAGAGTACGACCAATACGTGGAT atGATTCAAGAAATGGCCAGTGAAAACAAAGGAGCCATACCGGACATGGGGGACCTCAGTGAT TCTGACTAA
- the kat7 gene encoding histone acetyltransferase KAT7 yields MPRTRQRPLTGSVSDGTEDSDSSAEREQTNSSESDGNMPKRQRLTRASTRLSQSSQDTPDLKRAADHDESPPLTPTGNAPSSESELDISSPNASHDESQSKDQANRDSDKDLSHRPKRRRCHETYNFNMKCPTPGCNSLGHLTGKHERHFAISGCPLYHNLSADECKVKAVSREKQEEEMKTQDEGNSRHATRHQTPTPKQSRYKEQVAEMRKGRNSGLQKEQKEKHMEHRQTYDNTREPLLENITSDYDLELFRKAQARASEDLEKLRIQGQITEGSNMIKTIVFGRYELDTWYHSPYPEEYARLGRLYVCEFCLKYMKSQTILRRHMAKCVWKHPPGDEVYRKGSISVFEVDGKKNKIYCQNLCLLAKLFLDHKTLYYDVEPFLFYVMTEADNTGCHLVGYFSKEKNSFLNYNVSCILTMPQYMRQGFGKMLIDFSYLLSKVEEKVGSPERPLSDLGLISYRSYWKEVLLRYMHNFQGKEISIKEISQETAVNPVDIVSTLQSLQMLKYWKGKHLVLKRQDLIDEWKAKEIKRGNSNKTIDPSSLKWTPPKGT; encoded by the exons ATGCCGCGCACACGACAG AGGCCGTTGACTGGGAGTGTGTCTGATGGAACGGAAGACTCCGACTCCTCTGCTGAACGGGAGCAGACCAACAGCTCAGAGAGTGATGGAAACATGCCCAAGAGACAGCGCCTCACCAGAGCTTCTACCCGCCTCAGCCAGAGCTCTCAGG ACACTCCGGATCTGAAGCGTGCTGCAGACCATGATGAATCGCCACCGCTCACACCCACAGGAAACGCCCCGTCCTCTGAGTCCGAGCTGGACATTTCCAGCCCCAACGCATCTCATGACGAGAGCCAGTCCAAAGATCAGGCCAACAGGGACTCGGATAAGGACCTGTCCCATCGACCCAAGCGCCGGCGCTGCCATGAGACATACAACTTCAACATGAAGTGTCCGACGCCCGGCTGTAATTCCCTTG GCCACCTCACCGGGAAACACGAGCGCCATTTTGCAATATCAGGGTGTCCTCTCTACCACAACCTCTCTGCTGACGAGTGCAAG GTGAAAGCCGTCAGCCGtgagaaacaggaagaggagatgAAGACACAGGACGAAGGCAATTCACGGCACGCAACTCGCCACCAG ACGCCAACGCCCAAACAGAGCAGATACAAGGAGCAGGTCGCTGAGATGAGGAAGGGTAGAAACTCTGGGCTGCAGAaggaacagaaggagaagcacATG GAACATCGGCAGACGTACGACAATACCAGAGAACCTCTGCTGGAGAACATCACCAGCGACTACGACCTGGAGCTGTTCAGGAAAGCTCAGGCCCGCGCATCTGAAGACCTG GAGAAGCTGCGTATCCAGGGTCAGATCACCGAGGGCAGCAACATGATCAAAACCATCGTGTTTGGCCGCTACGAGTTAGACACCTGGTACCACTCGCCCTACCCTGAGGAGTATGCGCGCCTGGGCCGCCTCTACGTCTGCGAGTTCTGCCTGAAGTACATGAAGAGCCAGACCATTCTCAGGCGACACATG GCCAAATGTGTGTGGAAGCATCCTCCAGGAGACGAGGTCTACAGAAAGGGCTCTATATCTGTGTTTGAAGTggatggcaaaaaaaacaag ATTTACTGCCAGAACCTGTGTTTACTGGCCAAGCTCTTCTTGGACCACAAAACTCTTTACTACGACGTGGAACCTTTCCTCTTCTACGTGATGACAGAGGCCGACAACACGGGCTGCCACCTCGTGGGCTACTTCTCTAAG GAGAAGAATTCCTTCCTGAACTACAACGTTTCCTGTATCCTCACCATGCCTCAGTACATGAGGCAGGGATTTGGCAAGATGCTCATCGATTTCA GTTACCTGCTGTCCAAAGTGGAGGAGAAGGTGGGCTCACCGGAGAGGCCTCTGTCCGACCTGGGCCTCATCAGCTACCGTAGCTACTGGAAGGAAGTGCTACTCAGATACATGCACAACTTTCAGGGCAAGGAGATCTCCATCAAAG AGATCAGTCAGGAAACGGCAGTGAATCCGGTGGATATTGTGAGCACCCTGCAGTCCCTCCAGATGCTCAAGTATTGGAAGGGGAAGCACTTAGTACTGAAACGACAG GACCTGATCGACGAGTGGAAAGCGAAGGAGATCAAACGAGGTAACAGCAACAAAACCATCGACCCGAGCTCGCTAAAATGGACGCCTCCCAAAGGGACATAA